The proteins below are encoded in one region of Rhododendron vialii isolate Sample 1 chromosome 7a, ASM3025357v1:
- the LOC131333134 gene encoding eukaryotic initiation factor 4A-3-like, translating into MIKQRTLWTRAIKMLVLIVRYLPPELLLVYDNFVVLISATLPNEILETTSKFMNDPIRILVKRDELTIEFFVAVEREEWKFDTLCDLYDTLTITQAVILCNTMRKVDWLTEKMPSNNFTVSSMHGDMPQKERDATMKEFRDRDTHVLITIDVWARGLDVQQIFKQFLLSEGFVGIHTPKLIAGSNEGGSAMFRLDYKGQPACLVQSPQPHKQMAICGDFGRVFEVGHGFRAKDSFTHPQTFVQVYRF; encoded by the exons ATGATCAAGCAGAGAACATTGTGGACTAGAGCTATCAAAATGTTGGTTCTT ATAGTCAGATACCTTCCACCAGAGCTTCTACTGGTTTATGACAATTTT GTGGTTTTGATATCTGCTACCCTTCCTAATGAAATTTTGGAGACGACGAGCAAATTTATGAATGATCCTATTAGGATTCTTGTTAAACGTGATGAGTTGACTATTGAG TTCTTCGTTGCAGTAGAAAGGGAGGAGTGGAAGTTTGATACTTTGTGTGATCTTTATGATACCCTTACCATCACCCAGGCTGTTATTTTGTGCAACACAATGCGGAAG GTTGATTGGCTAACTGAGAAGATGCCTAGCAACAACTTTACTGTCTCTTCTATGCATGGAGATATGCCCCAGAAGGAGAGAGATGCAACAATGAAAGAGTTCCGAGATCGTGACACCCATGTTCTAATCACTATTGATGTTTGGGCTCGAGGGCTGGATGTTCAACAG ATATTCAAGCAGTTCTTGCTATCTGAAGGCTTTGTGGGGATTCATACGCCAAAGTTGATAGCAGGCTCTAATGAGGGCGGCTCAGCTATGTTCAGGCTGGACTACAAAGGGCAACCTGCATGTCTAGTTCAGTCACCTCAGCCTCACAAGCAAATGGCAATTTGTGGTGATTTTGGCCGTGTTTTTGAGGTAGGTCATGGTTTCAGAGCAAAGGATTCCTTTACCCACCCACAGACATTTGTACAAGTTTACAGGTTTTGA